The following are encoded in a window of Magnolia sinica isolate HGM2019 chromosome 11, MsV1, whole genome shotgun sequence genomic DNA:
- the LOC131218224 gene encoding deoxyuridine 5'-triphosphate nucleotidohydrolase-like isoform X1, with amino-acid sequence MGKGLQTSPEIKDPPLDLQELGHNGVSEETQNVSSLLRVKKLSENAVLPSRASPLSAGYDLSSATATQVPARGKAVIPTDLSIGIPQGTYARIAPRSGLTWKHSIDVGAGVIDADYRGPVGVILFNHSDVDFNVKPGDRIAQLIIGKIMTPEVVEVEDLDSTIRGIGGFGSTGF; translated from the exons ATGGGGAAAGGACTCCAAACCAGCCCTGAAATCAAAGATCCGCCGTTAGATCTTCAGGAACTCGGTCATAACGGCGTTTCTGAAGAGACCCAAAACGTCTCATCTCTCCTCAGAGTGAAAAAGCTCTCTGAAAACGCCGTTTTGCCTTCGAGAGCTTCTCCTCTATCTGCAGGATACGATCTCTCCAG TGCAACGGCTACCCAAGTTCCTGCTCGAGGGAAAGCTGTGATTCCTACGGATTTGAGTATTGGCATACCCCAAGGAACATACGCTCGTATTG CGCCCCGATCGGGCTTGACTTGGAAGCATTCGATCGACGTGGGCGCCGGAGTGATCGACGCTGACTACCGAGGCCCGGTCGGTGTTATTTTGTTCAATCATTCGGATGTTGATTTCAATGTGAAGCCCGGTGATCGAATCGCGCAGCTGATCATTGGAAAGATAATGACACCCGAAGTTGTCGAAGTTGAGGATTTGGATTCTACCATCAGAGGCATTGGAGGGTTCGGATCTACAGGGTTTTGA
- the LOC131218224 gene encoding deoxyuridine 5'-triphosphate nucleotidohydrolase-like isoform X2: MGKGLQTSPEIKDPPLDLQELGHNGVSEETQNVSSLLRVKKLSENAVLPSRASPLSAGYDLSSATATQVPARGKAVIPTDLSIGIPQGTYARIGNYTFLGVFQSKPSKSWDLVDGPQLEKSHWFWMTVDVLLVAIEWKRPDRA, from the exons ATGGGGAAAGGACTCCAAACCAGCCCTGAAATCAAAGATCCGCCGTTAGATCTTCAGGAACTCGGTCATAACGGCGTTTCTGAAGAGACCCAAAACGTCTCATCTCTCCTCAGAGTGAAAAAGCTCTCTGAAAACGCCGTTTTGCCTTCGAGAGCTTCTCCTCTATCTGCAGGATACGATCTCTCCAG TGCAACGGCTACCCAAGTTCCTGCTCGAGGGAAAGCTGTGATTCCTACGGATTTGAGTATTGGCATACCCCAAGGAACATACGCTCGTATTGGTAATTATACCTTTCTGGGCGTgtttcaatccaaaccatccaaatcgtgggaCCTTGTAGATGGTCCACAGCTCGAGAAATCACACTGGTTTTGGATGACAGTCGATGTCCTATTGGTGGCCATCGAATGGAAG CGCCCCGATCGGGCTTGA